In a single window of the Littorina saxatilis isolate snail1 linkage group LG3, US_GU_Lsax_2.0, whole genome shotgun sequence genome:
- the LOC138960849 gene encoding uncharacterized protein, whose product MEEKGGYPPECSSTQNNVSFPDSAAVGTCSTVTVQCSTNGPDTTLNVTNSTDGPVRWTISHGNMDTDSSLVFTVCVTDVLFHFIGQYEASLNVSNSTGVTSVTWSVTIDDVNQPPAFLSASYNIQVSENTAVQATIAQVPLVTSRAMADSTSNNVITVWDPDNVTAGFEFKGINVQSVNVTYPNSSKATTTDQSNLPVYLRNDSGPPFSFLTRSPLSAGVHLAFTLQAEDEQGLVGSNTVVTFVVSDVNQAPVCDSGNFNLTVGLIRKVNDSIYNVSCTDNDVNSTLSSLTYHEYTTSDSDYQYFSISSRGEISLEQRLPLNVTTLTYTVYVIDGGDLEANFTLFVDIDRQ is encoded by the exons ATGGAGGAGAAGGGAG GTTACCCGCCGGAGTGCTCATCAACGCAGAACAACGTGTCGTTCCCAGACTCTGCAGCAGTGGGTACGTGTAGCACAGTCACAGTGCAGTGCAGCACTAACGGACCGGACACGACGCTCAACGTCACCAACAGCACAGACGGACCGGTCCGCTGGACCATCAGTCACGGGAACATGGACACCGACTCTTCGCTCGTGTTCACTGTCTGTGTCACTGACGTCTTGTTTCACTTTATTGGACAATACGAG GCATCTCTGAATGTATCCAATTCCACGGGTGTGACGTCAGTCACGTGGTCTGTGACGATCGATGACGTCAACCAGCCGCCAGCATTTCTCAGTGCTAGCTACAACATCCAGGTTTCGGAAAACACGGCTGTGCAGGCGACTATCGCGCAAGTGCCACTAGTGACGTCACGCGCGATGGCAGATTCGACCAGCAATAACGTCATCACTGTGTGGGACCCTGACAATGTGACCGCTGGTTTTGAGTTCAAAGGCATCAATGTCcaaa GCGTGAATGTGACGTACCCCAACTCGAGCAAGGCGACAACGACAGATCAGAGTAACCTCCCCGTCTACCTGAGGAATGACAGTGGTCCCCCTTTCTCCTTCCTCACTCGCTCCCCTCTTTCTGCTGGCGTGCATCTGGCTTTTACATTACAG GCTGAGGATGAGCAGGGTTTAGTGGGTAGCAACACTGTCGTGACGTTCGTGGTGTCTGACGTCAATCAAGCTCCTGTTTGTGACAGCGGCAATTTTAACCTCACTGTAGGATTGATCAGAAAAGTTAATGACTCCATCTACAATGTGTCGTGCACAGACAATGACGTCAACTCGACACTGTCCTCTCTGACGTATCATGAATACACTACCTCAGATTCAG ACTACCAATACTTTTCTATCAGCTCCCGGGGTGAGATTTCCTTAGAGCAGCGTCTGCCCCTCAACGTCACAACACTGACGTACACAGTTTACGTCATAGATGGTGGTGACCTTGAGGCTAATTTCACTCTCTTTGTTGACATAGACC gccagTAG